The window GCCCGGGCCGGGGGTGATGCCGTGGAGGTAGGCCTCGAAGGCCTGCGCCGCTCCGGTCGCCAGGATGGTGTCGGCGGCGGGTACGGACAGCAGGGCGCCGAGGCGTTCGTGGATGCGGGTGTGCAGGACGTCGCCGAGGCTCTCCTGCAGTGCGGCGGTCCCGAGGCGGTCGTCGAGGGCCGTGCAGCGGGCGAGGACGGTGCGTACGGCGTCCGGCATCCGGCCGGTTCCCGCGGTGTCCAGGTGGGCCGTTCGTTCCCCGTGGTGCGTCGGCGCGTTCATTTCAGGGGCCTCCCCCCGCTGTCGGGGCCGCGGGATGTGCACGGCCCTCATGTACCAGGCATTGCCAATGGACTTGGCAATACATTGCCCAGCGGCCGGCAGTTTTGGCAACGCCGGATTGCGGCGGCTCCGGCGAAACTCGAGTTCCAGATCCCTTGGCAACGCGTGGCAATGTCTTGCCAGGCTCTTTCCGAGTCAATTCCTTTGCAGGTCATGGGGGTTCTGATGGGGTTCTCCAGTTCGTCTCGAGTGATTGACGAGCGAATCCCGAGCGGGTGCGGCCAAGCTTCTTGGCAGAAGAGTTGCCAGGAAAGAACAAACAGTTGCCACGGAGGAGTCACCATGAAGAACCTCGCCCGCCTCGTCGCCACCGCCGCTCTCGCCACCGCCGCCGTGCTCACCGCGGGCGGCGCGGCCCAGGCCGACGGCGGGCCCATCGACTGGCCCGTCGCGCCGTCCTCGGCCAGCGCCCCGGGATCCGCCCCGGCCCCGGCCCGCATCGACTGGCCGTAACCGAAGACGGCTCGAAGTTGGGTGGAGGAAAGAGATGGAGAACATCCACCGCGGCTAGCGTGCGCGGCACGGGGGCAGTTCCTCCGCCACCGGTGGCAGAAATGTGCCGGGGGAGCTTGAGGAGTACGGAGGGGAGACCGTGAGGATTCAGGTTCTGGGTCCGTTGAGTGCCGAGGTCAACGGGGGATCCATTGTTCCGACCGCGGGAAAGCCGAGACAGGTGCTTTCCCTTCTCGCGCTGTATCCCGGACGCGTGATACCCGTTCCCACGCTCATGGAAGAGATCTGGGGGACCCAGCCGCCGCAGAGCGCGCTGACCACCCTGCAGACGTACATACTCCAGCTGCGCCGCCGGCTGGGCACGGCGATGGGCCCCGGAGCCCCGGGCGGCGCCAAGGACGTACTGGCCACCCGGCACGGCGGGTACCTGCTCCAGGTGCCCGAGGAGAGCGTCGACGTGCACGACTACGAACGCCTCGCCCGCGAGGGCCAGAGCGCCTTCGAGTCGGGTGACGACCGGGTGTCCGCCGACCGCCTGCGGGCGGCGCTGGACCTGTGGCGGGGGCCGGCGCTGGTCGACGTTCGGGTCGGGCCGATCCTCGACATCGAGGTGCTGCGCCTGGAGGAGAGCCGCCTGGTCACCGTGGAGCGGCGCATCGACGCCGACCTGCGGCTGGGCCGGCACGCCGAACTGATTGCCGAATTAACGGACCTGACGGCACGTCATCCCCAGCACGAGGGGCTGCACTCGCAGGTCATGGTCGCCCTGTACCGGTCGGGCCGCCAGGCCACGGCCCTGGACGTGTACCGCCGGCTGCGCGGCCGCCTGATCGAGGACCTGGGCGTGGAGCCGTCACCGCAGCTGCAGCGCCTGCACCAGGCCATGCTGGCCGTCGACCCGCAGCTCGATGTGCTCGCCGGACCGCGGCACACCTCGACGTTCGACCTGTTCGCCGCCTGAGGGCGGCTTCGCCGTCACCGGCCGGGGGCGGTCAGGGGCGCAGCAGGTGCGCCTCGCCGACCAGGTAGCGGTCCTGGACGAGGTGGGTGGCCGCACTCCACTCCCCCGCCGCCGGTGCCCCCTGCGCCGCCCCGGGGCCGAGCGCCCGGGCGCGGGCCTCCTGCAGGGTCCACAGCCGCAGCAGCCGCTCCCGGCGTCCGTCCTCGGGGAGCGCGTCGAGGACGGACCGTTCCTGCGGGGTCCACGGCCGGGCGGGCGGCGCCAGGGTGCGGACGTCGCGGTCGGCGGGCTCCGCGTGCACGCCGAGCGGCCCGGTGCGGCTGACGCCGACCACGATCAGCTCGCCGCAGTGCGCCAGCGCGATCTCCACCCCGGCACGGGGCGCCCGCACTGCGGGGCGGCCGTCCGCACCGTGGTCCAGTTCCACCGTGTGGACGGGCACCTCCAGGGCGGTGGCCGCGGCGTACGTCATGACGAAGCGCGAGACGGCGAGCCGCAGCCGCCCGGCCGCGGCCGGTGTCTGCCGGAACCGCGGCCAGTCGTCGCCGAGCAGCGGGCGCAGGGCCGGGTCGAGGAGCACGGCGGCCAGCCACTGGCCCCAGGTGGTGCAGACGAGCGCGTGGCCCGTGTCCTCGATCCGGTCCCCCGCCTCGTCCCAGGGGCCCTCCGGGCCCTGGAGGTACAGCGGCGCTCCGAAAGCCCCGTCCGGCCCGTCCGCCGGGTGGGCCGGGTGGGCCGGGTGGGCCGGGTGGGCCGGGTGGGCCGGGTGGGCCGGGTGGGTGTGCCGGGTGGGTGCCATCGGCGGTCGCCTTCCGTTGGTCATCGCAGCCGGCGCACGGCGGTCCGTGCCTGCCAGCCGGCCAGGCGCAGGGTCTCGGCGGCGGCCTGCCCCAGCCAGGTCCGGACGTGCCGGCGGGCCTCGGCGAGGCCGGCGTCGTCGCCCGGGCCCGCTCCGGTGGCGTCCTCGCGGAGCATCACCTGCTGGGCGCAGACGACCCGTACGCCGTTCCCTTCGGGGACCAGGGACCATTCGCCGGTGTGTGCGGCGAGGGGCTCGGGCGTCCGCAGTTCCTTGAAGACGATCCGTGCGGCCGAGGGGAAGCACAGGCGCACCACGCGGGTGGAGCGGGTGCGGCCGTCGGGGGTGGCGCAGGTGTCCAGGGCGGCCAGCTGCACGCCGGGGACGTCCTCGCTCACCTCGGCCGACTCCACGTGCGGGAGGCGCTCGGGCCAGTCCTGGATGCGGTGGAGGAAGTCGTAGACCAGCTCGGCGGGGCCGTCGATGTGCGCGCTGTCCGCGAAGGACAGCAGCAGCCGGTCCAGGTGTTCCCAGCGTTCGGCGACCGCCGTGAGGTGGGCGAGCTGCAGGTCCGGTTCGCTCTCCCACTCCCGGCGGCTGTGTGCGGTGGCGGCGGCGGGCGCGGCGTCCAGGGTGCGGTGGCGGCGCAGTGTCACCAGGGAGTGTGCGGTGCCCCTCTCCTGGACCGTCCAGGTGCCGGTGGTGGGGGCGCCGGGGCGGGCGGTGTCCTCCTGCTCGAACTCGACGGTCCGTGCGTGCGGGTGCAGCACGCGGTGCAGGTGGTGGGAGCGGATCCGGTCGCCGTCCACGTCCCACAGGCGCAGCCGTTCGCGGACGCCGTCGAAGTCGATGCGCTCGACGTGGACGGGTGCGGGCAGCAGGAGGGGCCAGCGCGCGGCGTCGGCGAGCAGTCCGTGGACCACGCCGGCGGGGGCGGCGATCCGCGCCGTCCGCTCGATGGTGTGCACGCGCTGCGCGGGCATGGCGGGCACCTCCCCTGATCGTGTGCGGCGGGTGCGCCCAGCCTGCCGCAGGGGACTCGAGGCTTCCTCAACCCCGGGCGGGCGGGGCCGCCGTGGCGGGCGGGCCGGTGCGGCCGGTCTGGGTCAGTGCGTCGGCCAGCACCCGCCAGATCTCGGCGGCGAGGTCGATGTTGGCGTCCTCCTGGGCCTGCTGGGCCAGGGCGCGCAGGCCCGGGACGCCGGCCGGGTCGCCGTCGAGGATCATCAGCTGGTGGCGCAGGATCTCCTGCCGGACCTGGCCGCGGTAGGTCATCCTGGGCCGGTCGGCGGCCAGTTCGCCGAGCAGGGCGCGCGCGTCGTCGTAACGGCCGGTGGCGAAGGCGAGGTCGGCCTTGAGGGCGGTCAGGTCCTGCCGCAGGGCGGGGGTGCCGACCAGGGCGAGGGCGGCTTCGGCCTCCTGGGCGCGGTGCTGTGCCCGGGCGGGGTCGGCGGGCATCTTCTGCAGGTGCAGGCGGCCGGCGGCCAGGCGCAGCCGGATCCACAGGATCAGGTCCTCCTGGCTGCTGAACCGGTCGAGGGCGTCGTCCAGGCAGGCCTGCGCGCCGAAGTAGTCGCCCTGGTGCATGCGGATGGCGGCGGCGGTCCACATGGCCTCGGCCCACAGGGCGTCGGAGCGGCCCTCGACGAGGGCGGTCAGTTCGTCGGCGTGGAGGCGGGCCTCCCCGGTGCGGCCCGCCTCGGCCTGTACGGAGACCAGCGCCAGCAGGGCGGCGGCCCGGTCCTCGACGCCGAGTTCCTCGTGCAGGGCGATGCGGTGGGCCTCGACGGCCGCGTCCACGGCCGGGGTGATCTCGCCGACGGAGCGCAGGCAGCGGGCGAGGCGGGTCAGGCCGCGTACGCGCAGTTCGCTGACGCCCACGTCGTCGCCGAGTGCGACGAGCTGGGTCAGGCGCTCGCGTTCGGTGGTGTGGTCGCCCTGGACGCGGGCGGCGCCGGCGAGGAGCCACAGCGCCTGCCAGCGCAGGACCGGGCTCTCGTGGCCCTCGGCGGCCAGGGCCTGGCGCAGGGCCACGACGGCGTCGGGGGCGCCGGTGGACGCGGCGAGGGTGAGGGCGTGGGCCAGGGAGCCGGTCGCCGGCTCCTCGAAGTCGGCTGCCTGCAGGCCGAGGCGGCCGGCCAGGTAGCCCACGGCGCGGTCGGTGGGCTGGCGGGCCCCGGACTCCAGGCGGGAGAGGTAGCCGGTGGACATGCCCTCGCCCGCCAGCGCCGTCTGCGACAGGCCCTGGGCCAGCCGGAGCTTCCTGAGGCGGTGTCCGAACGCGGGCTGTCGCAGCATGGGCATCCTTGGGGTCGCGGGCAAGGAATCTGTCGGGAACCGGCACCGAGCGTAGGGTCCGCGGCAACGGCCGGGCAAACCTTTGCCACCGTTTCCGGGCCCGTCTCATGCGGTCCTCGAGCGGTCCTCGACCCCGCCGAGGCAGACTCTCCAGAATCCGGCCGTCGCACCGGCCGGCGCCCTGTTCCTCCCGTATGCAGCGCCTTGGAGTCGACGATGAGGCCATCGGTCGCCGGTACGGCCCAGGACGACCAGCCGGACGACGACATCGGCTGGCCGAACCACTGACCCGCCCACCGGGCCACCCCGGATCAAGCCCCCGCCGGCACGTGAGGCGCAGGGCGCAGGACGCCGGCCCGCACCGGTTTCAGCCCCGCCGGCGTTTGATGTGCGGGGTCCGGGGCGGCGCCCCGGCAGCGGCGGTGCACGTGGACGCGGCGGTGCTCACCGCCGCGTCGTGCGGGCTGCGGGGTGCGGGGCGGCACGCTCAGCGGCCGTGCGGCCGTGCGGCCGGGGGGTGCGGCCGGGGGCGGTGCGCGGTCAGACGGCGTACCGGTCGAACGTCGACCCCCGCTTCGGCCCGGCCTGCACGTCCAGCGCCGGATCCACCGTCAGCATGGCCTGGTGCAGGCGCTGCAGCTGCGGTGACGGCTCCACGCCCAGGTCCTCGATCAGGCGTCCGCGCAGCCGGCGGTACACGTCCAGGGCGGTGGCCTGGCGGCCCGACCGGTACAGGGCGAGCATCGCCTGCGCGTGCAGTCCCTCGTGCTGGGGGTGGCGGGCGATCAGTTCCGTGAGTTCGGCCAGCAGTTCCGTGTGCCGGCCCAGCCGCAGGTCGGCGTCGATGCGCCGCTCCACGGTGCCGAGCCGGCTCTCCTCCAGGCGCAGGATCTCGATCTCCAGGATCGGTCCGGCCCGTACGTCGACCAGTGCGGGTCCCTGCCACAGCGCGAGCGCCGCCCGCAGCAGGGCTGCCGCGCTTTCGTCGTCGCCCTGCTCGAAGACGCTGTGGCCCCGGGCGACGAGGCTCTCGTACGCGTGGACGTCCACGGACTCGGGGGGTATCTGCAGCAGGTAGCCGCCGTGCCGGGTGACGAGCACGTCCTTGGCGCCGTCGGGTCCGCCCGGTCCCATGGCGGTGCCGAGCCGTCGGCGCAGCTGGAGGATGTAGGTCTGCAGGGTGGTCAGCGCGCTCTGCGGCAGGGCGGTTCCCCAGATCTCCTCCATGAGGGTGGGCACGGGCATCACCCGCCCCGGGTACAGGGCGAGGAGCGCGAGGATCTGCCGGGGCTTGCGGGCGGTCGGAACGATGGATCCCCCGTTGACCTCGGCGCTCAGCGGGCCCAGAACCTGAATCTCCACGTTCTCTTCCCCAAGTCGTCGGGTGCGGGGGCACGGTGGTCCCGCTGCTGCGGGGCCCTGCGCGCGCCGCGGCCCGGCCCCGCCGGCCCCGCCGGTTGTGCCGGTTGTGCCGGTTGTGCCGGTGGCAGCGGCGGGCGGGGGCGGGCGGGGCGGCGGGTCACCAGCCGATCCGTACCGACTGCGCCCCGGAGAGCTCCGCGTCGGTCTGGTAGTCGTGCTCCCGTCCGGCGGCGACCAGGCTGGGCAGCAGCAGTGCCCACAACGCCCCTACTTTCCCCTGCAGTTCCGCGTAGGACATGCCGGTGGCCGACATGGTTTCGATACCGCACGCCGCGGCCGCGACCAGGGCCTGTGCGCTCTCCCAGCGGCGGCCGGCGGCGGGCAGTTCTCCCGCGTCGCGTGCCAGCCGCAGCAGGGTGGCGACCGCCGAGAGCCAGGCCCCGTGGAAGTCGACGACCACCGGGCGTGCCCCGGCGGGCCCGCGGGGGCCCGCGCCGCCGCATTCCTTGGTGATGCGGAAACTCGCCGGGATCGCCGGTTCCTCGTGCAGGGTCCACGCCAGCCAGTGCGTGATGTCGATCAGTGCCTGCAGCGGGGAGACCCCGTCCTCGCGCAGCGCGCGCACCGCGTCGTGCAGCAGTGCGCATCCGCGCTGCTGCACGGCTTCGGCGAGTTCGTCCTTGGAGGCGAAGTGGAAGTACAGCGCTCCCTTCGTCACTCCGGCCGCGGCCGCGATCTCGCCCAGCGTCGCGTTGGCGTATCCATTGCGGTGGAACAACTCGGCCCCGGCGTAGACCAGCCGCCTCCGGGTCCGCTCCGACCTCTCCTGCACCGAGCCGTCTCCTCTCGCCCTGACAGAGCTCCGAACTCCCGGCTGCCGGACCGCTCCGGGGCCGCGGACCGCTCGCCGCGGGCCCGTGCGGCCGGGGCCGGGCCTCAGACCCGTACGAGCCGTTCGCCGCCCGGCTCCGCGTGGGCCTCGGCCAGGCTCTCCGGCCCGGCCATCAGGATCGACCGCTGCAGGCGCCGCAGTGCCACGGACGGCTCAAGTCCCAGCTCGCGCACGAGCGTCGCGCGCAGCCGCTGGTACACATCCAGTGCCTCGCCCCGGCGTCCCGACCGGTGCAGGGCGAGCATGAACTGCCCGTGCAGGTTCTCGTGGGTGCGGTACCGGGTGACCAGTACCGTCAGTTCGGCCAGCAGCTCCCGGTGGCGTCCCAGCCGCAGGTCGGCCTCGATGCGCTGGTCGAGGGCGCACAGCCGGGTCTCCTCCAGGCGCCGGGTCTCCATGTCCAGCTGGACGCCGCCCTGTACGTCGGCGAAGGCGGGCCCGGACCACAGGGACAGGGCCTCCCGCAGCAGGCGTGCGGCGCCGGGGAAGTCCCCGGCGTCCATCGCGCGGTAGCCGGTTCCCGCGAGCCGGTCGAACTCGCGCACGTCCAGGGTCCCGCCGCCGCTGCTGAGCAGGTATCCGCCGGGCAGTGTGACCAGGATGTCCTTGGCGGTCCGGCCGGCCGGCTCCCCGCCCCCTTCTGCGCTCCCACTACCGCCCTCGCCCGAAACCGAAGCAGCAGCAGCGCCCTGCTCCAGGGCGGCCGCGATCAGTGCCCGTAACTGCAGGACGTAGGTCTGCAGTGTCGTACGGGCACTGCGCGGCGGTTCGCCCGCCCACAGCTCCTCTATGAGTGCCGATACGGGCACCACCTGATCGGCATGGAGGGCCAGGAGGGCCAGGACCTGCCGGGGCTTGGGGGCGGTCGGCGTGATGGAGATCCCGTTCTCCCGCACCGCCAACGCGCCCAGTACATCGATGTCCACGCCGTACTCCCCTGTCCTTGGATGAGTCGCACAGCCAGTAGAAAACAGGACCAGCGGTTTGTCAATATCAAACCGGTCGTGCTGTTTTGACGATCCAGCACATCTGACTGACCCTCAAAAACCTACGATGAACTGGCATTTCATCTTCCCGGCCTGGGTCCGGAGCCGCTGCAGCCGGCCTCGATCGGCCCTCGACGCGGGCCACAGGAACACGGTCTGCCCCACCGGAAAGAGACCAGTCAGTCTGATTCGGTGGTCCCGGACGGCGGCACCGGGGTGCCCGCCGGCGAGCCCTGGGGCAGCAGGGCGCCCAGGGTCGCCTCCGCCGCGAGGCGCGGCAGCATCAGCGCCCAGAACCGGGTGAGGGTGTGCGGCGCGACCCACTCGCGGTCGCAGGCGCCCAGGACCTCCAGCCCCACCGTGGCGGCCACCACCCCGCGCGCCGCGTCCTCATGGGCCAGGCCGCGGGCGAGGGAGCCCTCGCGCGCCGCGGCGGCCACGGCCTCCTCGACCCACAGCCGCCACTGGCGGCGCAGGTCCGCCCCACCGCTCCAGGAGGGGTCCGCGCACAGCCCGAAGCCGGCCCGCACCACCACGTCGTGCGCGAGGAGGGCCATCAGGGCGTGCGTGGAATCGACCAGCACCTGCAGGAAGCCGCCCCCGGCGGCGGGCTGCGCCGGCCGGCCGGCGGTGACCGGGATGATCCCGCACAGCGCCCGCGCCGCCCGGTCCTCCACGGCCTGCGCGAGCGCGGTCTTGCTGGCGAAGTGGAAGTGCAGCGCCCCGGCGCTCACCCCGGCCCGGCGGCTGATCACCGAGATCGACGCGGTGACGAACCCCTCCTCGGCGAACACCTCCGCGGCCGCACGCACCAGCGCTTCCCGCGTGCGAGCGGCACGTTCCTGCTTGACCATGGAGTCTCCACAAACCGCCAACGCGGTTTGCCCAAGAGGGTATTCAGATCGTTGCGGGTCACAGTCGGCGCCGGAACCGGAGCCGTGCTCGAGTCCCGCTCGAGCCCAGTGGCCCCACCGGCCCCGCCGGCCCCTCCGCCCCCGCCCGAGCGCCCCGGTTCCCCGCCGGCCCGGATTCGGCGCCGGCCCGGATTCGGCGCCGGCCGCCGGCCGCCGGCCTCAGTTCAGGGCCGGCTCGGACTCCTGCGCCGCGCCGGGGCCCGTGCCGCGCCTCATCTCCGCGCTCACCCGCTCCCCCCGGTCGGGGGCCATGTCGAGCCGGGCGAGGACCGCGGGCGTCGAGATGCTGGGGCAGATGTGCTGGTAGACGGCGGCCACCCGCTGCTCGATGTCCGCACGGTCGCTCAGGGTCTGCGAGTAGATCTGCGCGCCCGTCCAGCAGGCGGAGAGGATCCAGGCCGTCTCGGCGGGGTCCACGTGCGGCAGCAGTTCGCCCTGCTCCTTCGCCCGCACCAGCAGGGTCCGCGTGAACTCGATCCAGCCCGGCACCGAGCCGCCGCCGAAGATGTCGCGCATGCCCGGCCCCAGGGAGAGCCGGGCACCCGCGCTGAGCATGGGCTCGCGCTTCATCCGGTACGCCAGCACCATGGCGACGTCGACGAGTTCCTGCAGCTTGCTCTCCCGGTGGGGCACCCCGCCCTCGGCGAACTGCTCGTCGAGCACGCCCTGGGCCAGCTCCTGCTTGGAGGAGAAGTGGAAGTACAGGGCGCCCTTGGTGACGCCCGCCCGGGAGAGGATGTCCGCGATGGTGGCCGCGTCGTAGCCGCGCTCGTCGAAGACCGCTGCCGCCGCCTCCAAGATCGCGCGCCGCGTACGTACCGCACGCTCCTGCCGTGCCACGGGTGCCTCCGTTGTCCATGGGTCCGTTGCCGGTGGATCCGCGTCGCGGATCCACCGCCCCATTAAAACCAACCAGAAGGTCCGATTCTTTTCAAGCAGGCCCGGTCCGGCCCCGGCGCGATCAGTCGCTCACGTGTGCCGCCGGCCCCAGCACGACCGGCAACTCCCGCAGCCCGTTGGAGATGAACGACTCCACCCGTGGCAACTCCCCCTCGCCCGCCGGGGCCAGGGCCGCCGCCGGGAACCGCTCGAAGAACCGCCGTACCGCCACGGCGCACTCCAGCCGGGCCAGGGCCGCACCCAGGCAGTGATGGGTGCCGAACCCGAAGGACAGGTGCTGCCCGCGCGTCGGGCGGGTGACGTCGAACTCCTGTGCCCGCTCCCCGTGCACGGCCGCGTCCCGCCCCGCCGAGGCGAACGACACCATGATCGGGTCGCCCTTGGGGATGACCACCCCCTCCCCCATGTCGATGTCCTCCACCGCGAACCGCAGCAGCCCGTACGAGGCCGGCGGCTCGATCCGTGCCGCTTCCTCGACCACGTCCTCCCAGGAGGCGAGCCCCTGCCGGACGAGCGCCAGCTGGCCCGGACTGCGCAGCAGTTCGTGCAGGGCCGTGCAGATGAGGTTGACGGAGGTCTCGTACCCGGCCGTGAAGAGCAGGATCAGGGTGTCGGCCAGCTCCTTCTCGCTCAGCCGCGCCCCCTGGCCCCCGCCGTCGTCACCGTCACCGTTGCCGTTGCCGTTGCTGGCGCTGCCGCTGTCGTCGCCGGCGCCGTTGTCGCGGGCCGCGATCAGCGCGCTGGTCATGTCGTCGCCGGGGTGCTCGCGCCGGTGGGCGAGCAGGTCGGCCATCGTGACGTGCAGGTCCTCCGCGTTGCGCTGCGCCTCCTCGGCCGTGATCGCCGTGTCGAAGAAGGCGTTGATGATTTTGTGCAGGGGGGCCCAGGAGTGCTCCGGGATCCCGAACAGCTCGAAGACGATCCGCGTCGGCAGCTCGTGCGCGAACTCGGTGCGCAGGTCCACCGCCTGATGGGGTGCCAGTGCGGCGAGGCGGTCGAGGAGTTTGCCCACGACCTCCTCGATCCTGGGCAGCATGCCGCCCGCGCGGCGTGCGGTGAACGCGGCGGCGGCCGGTCTGCGCAGTCTGGTGTGCTCGGCCCCGTAGGCGGTGATCATGTTCTGCACGGAGACCCAGATCGCCAGCGGCCACTCGGCTCCGACCTCCCCGTCGATCCACGCCGGCCAGTGGCGGTAGGCGTCCTTGGACACCCGCGGGTCCACCAGCAGCCTGCGTATGTCGGCGTGCCGGGCCACGGCCCAGGCGGTCACTCCGCCGGGCAGCATCACCGGCGTCGCGGGCGCCTGTTCGCGGATGAGTGCGGCCTCGGTGTGCATCTGCGCACCGGAGACGTCGATCGCAATCGGGCACTGACGGTTCATCTGGGGCTCTCCATGATGGGCGGCGGTTGTCGGCGACGGGGTGCAGCGGAGTGTCCACACCCTGTATTTCAAAACCGCCCATCCGGTTTCCAATTCACCGGCGGCGGCCCCGAGTCTGGCACGGCCCGCCCCTCATGCCAATGGTTTTCGGGGCACGGCGGGTGCCGTGTCGGCTGCCCGGGGCGGGCGCGGAGCGGGCTGGTTGAACAGTTGGCGCCTGCACCCTGTCCGACCGGCACATATGACCGGAAGGCCAGCTCTCACTTGGGGTGGGGGGCCTGCGGCCCGAGGGGGCATCGCCGTGTCGGATATCCGCTGGTCGGGGTCGTGGGGGCGTTTCCAATGGCTGTCCGGCGGCCGGTGGCGGGGATGCGCGGGCCGCATCCTGCCCCTCTGAGTACCTTGCAAACAAAACCGGAGAGTACGTATCTTGCGTCTCGCGAGCGGAACCCGTCCCATCCGTCGAACGGCTCTGCGGGAGAACTCCATGACCATGCTCACGATCGGAAAGACCGCGCCCGTCCTGCCTCTTCCTGGAGAGGGGCATCCGTGGATGCGCTGCAACGACGCCCGCTCCCTGACCACCACGGTGCCCAGGGAGTACGTCCACCGCAGCTCCCTCGCCGAGGTCTTCCTCACCGGCTGCGACCGCACCGGTGAGGACACCTTCTCCCTCACCGGGCAGTGGC is drawn from Streptomyces sp. NBC_01232 and contains these coding sequences:
- a CDS encoding AfsR/SARP family transcriptional regulator, with the protein product MRIQVLGPLSAEVNGGSIVPTAGKPRQVLSLLALYPGRVIPVPTLMEEIWGTQPPQSALTTLQTYILQLRRRLGTAMGPGAPGGAKDVLATRHGGYLLQVPEESVDVHDYERLAREGQSAFESGDDRVSADRLRAALDLWRGPALVDVRVGPILDIEVLRLEESRLVTVERRIDADLRLGRHAELIAELTDLTARHPQHEGLHSQVMVALYRSGRQATALDVYRRLRGRLIEDLGVEPSPQLQRLHQAMLAVDPQLDVLAGPRHTSTFDLFAA
- a CDS encoding cytochrome P450 family protein, encoding MNRQCPIAIDVSGAQMHTEAALIREQAPATPVMLPGGVTAWAVARHADIRRLLVDPRVSKDAYRHWPAWIDGEVGAEWPLAIWVSVQNMITAYGAEHTRLRRPAAAAFTARRAGGMLPRIEEVVGKLLDRLAALAPHQAVDLRTEFAHELPTRIVFELFGIPEHSWAPLHKIINAFFDTAITAEEAQRNAEDLHVTMADLLAHRREHPGDDMTSALIAARDNGAGDDSGSASNGNGNGDGDDGGGQGARLSEKELADTLILLFTAGYETSVNLICTALHELLRSPGQLALVRQGLASWEDVVEEAARIEPPASYGLLRFAVEDIDMGEGVVIPKGDPIMVSFASAGRDAAVHGERAQEFDVTRPTRGQHLSFGFGTHHCLGAALARLECAVAVRRFFERFPAAALAPAGEGELPRVESFISNGLRELPVVLGPAAHVSD
- a CDS encoding helix-turn-helix transcriptional regulator; this translates as MLRQPAFGHRLRKLRLAQGLSQTALAGEGMSTGYLSRLESGARQPTDRAVGYLAGRLGLQAADFEEPATGSLAHALTLAASTGAPDAVVALRQALAAEGHESPVLRWQALWLLAGAARVQGDHTTERERLTQLVALGDDVGVSELRVRGLTRLARCLRSVGEITPAVDAAVEAHRIALHEELGVEDRAAALLALVSVQAEAGRTGEARLHADELTALVEGRSDALWAEAMWTAAAIRMHQGDYFGAQACLDDALDRFSSQEDLILWIRLRLAAGRLHLQKMPADPARAQHRAQEAEAALALVGTPALRQDLTALKADLAFATGRYDDARALLGELAADRPRMTYRGQVRQEILRHQLMILDGDPAGVPGLRALAQQAQEDANIDLAAEIWRVLADALTQTGRTGPPATAAPPARG
- a CDS encoding ScbR family autoregulator-binding transcription factor, which gives rise to MVKQERAARTREALVRAAAEVFAEEGFVTASISVISRRAGVSAGALHFHFASKTALAQAVEDRAARALCGIIPVTAGRPAQPAAGGGFLQVLVDSTHALMALLAHDVVVRAGFGLCADPSWSGGADLRRQWRLWVEEAVAAAAREGSLARGLAHEDAARGVVAATVGLEVLGACDREWVAPHTLTRFWALMLPRLAAEATLGALLPQGSPAGTPVPPSGTTESD
- a CDS encoding AfsR/SARP family transcriptional regulator, with protein sequence MDIDVLGALAVRENGISITPTAPKPRQVLALLALHADQVVPVSALIEELWAGEPPRSARTTLQTYVLQLRALIAAALEQGAAAASVSGEGGSGSAEGGGEPAGRTAKDILVTLPGGYLLSSGGGTLDVREFDRLAGTGYRAMDAGDFPGAARLLREALSLWSGPAFADVQGGVQLDMETRRLEETRLCALDQRIEADLRLGRHRELLAELTVLVTRYRTHENLHGQFMLALHRSGRRGEALDVYQRLRATLVRELGLEPSVALRRLQRSILMAGPESLAEAHAEPGGERLVRV
- a CDS encoding ScbR family autoregulator-binding transcription factor, whose product is MARQERAVRTRRAILEAAAAVFDERGYDAATIADILSRAGVTKGALYFHFSSKQELAQGVLDEQFAEGGVPHRESKLQELVDVAMVLAYRMKREPMLSAGARLSLGPGMRDIFGGGSVPGWIEFTRTLLVRAKEQGELLPHVDPAETAWILSACWTGAQIYSQTLSDRADIEQRVAAVYQHICPSISTPAVLARLDMAPDRGERVSAEMRRGTGPGAAQESEPALN
- a CDS encoding 4'-phosphopantetheinyl transferase family protein — encoded protein: MAPTRHTHPAHPAHPAHPAHPAHPAHPADGPDGAFGAPLYLQGPEGPWDEAGDRIEDTGHALVCTTWGQWLAAVLLDPALRPLLGDDWPRFRQTPAAAGRLRLAVSRFVMTYAAATALEVPVHTVELDHGADGRPAVRAPRAGVEIALAHCGELIVVGVSRTGPLGVHAEPADRDVRTLAPPARPWTPQERSVLDALPEDGRRERLLRLWTLQEARARALGPGAAQGAPAAGEWSAATHLVQDRYLVGEAHLLRP
- a CDS encoding SRPBCC family protein — its product is MPAQRVHTIERTARIAAPAGVVHGLLADAARWPLLLPAPVHVERIDFDGVRERLRLWDVDGDRIRSHHLHRVLHPHARTVEFEQEDTARPGAPTTGTWTVQERGTAHSLVTLRRHRTLDAAPAAATAHSRREWESEPDLQLAHLTAVAERWEHLDRLLLSFADSAHIDGPAELVYDFLHRIQDWPERLPHVESAEVSEDVPGVQLAALDTCATPDGRTRSTRVVRLCFPSAARIVFKELRTPEPLAAHTGEWSLVPEGNGVRVVCAQQVMLREDATGAGPGDDAGLAEARRHVRTWLGQAAAETLRLAGWQARTAVRRLR
- a CDS encoding ScbR family autoregulator-binding transcription factor — encoded protein: MQERSERTRRRLVYAGAELFHRNGYANATLGEIAAAAGVTKGALYFHFASKDELAEAVQQRGCALLHDAVRALREDGVSPLQALIDITHWLAWTLHEEPAIPASFRITKECGGAGPRGPAGARPVVVDFHGAWLSAVATLLRLARDAGELPAAGRRWESAQALVAAAACGIETMSATGMSYAELQGKVGALWALLLPSLVAAGREHDYQTDAELSGAQSVRIGW
- a CDS encoding AfsR/SARP family transcriptional regulator, with product MEIQVLGPLSAEVNGGSIVPTARKPRQILALLALYPGRVMPVPTLMEEIWGTALPQSALTTLQTYILQLRRRLGTAMGPGGPDGAKDVLVTRHGGYLLQIPPESVDVHAYESLVARGHSVFEQGDDESAAALLRAALALWQGPALVDVRAGPILEIEILRLEESRLGTVERRIDADLRLGRHTELLAELTELIARHPQHEGLHAQAMLALYRSGRQATALDVYRRLRGRLIEDLGVEPSPQLQRLHQAMLTVDPALDVQAGPKRGSTFDRYAV